One genomic segment of Scylla paramamosain isolate STU-SP2022 chromosome 9, ASM3559412v1, whole genome shotgun sequence includes these proteins:
- the LOC135103575 gene encoding epimerase family protein SDR39U1-like — protein MSRGHLGTVLIGGGTGFIGTALTNGLRRRGYDVVLVSRKPGLYRLSWSDLNKNGLPESTVAVVSLAGQNVLDPLRRWTEGFKQNVWASRVNTTRYLAAAIESAKVKPQVFVSASGVGYYPPGKEEVFKEDGPGGDFDFLSRLCTEWEGAATLPDDIDVRTVKIRTGVVLGRPGGMIQQLIVPFYMGVGGPVGSGNQPMPWIHLHDIVRLFIYAIEQENVTGVVNGVAPQIITNRDFAKAFGQALWRPSFIPLPTLAVNLMFGQERAKIMTEGQKVWPQKALDTGFTFAYPDIKSAAKEFSRLIYADDGCY, from the exons ATGTCTCGTGGTCACCTGGGTACGGTTTTGATAG GTGGAGGAACCGGCTTCATTGGGACAGCTCTTACGAACGGTCTGCGTCGCCGTGGCTATGATGTAGTGTTGGTGTCCAGAAAGCCTGGGCTCTACAGACTAAGCTGG AGTGACCTCAACAAGAATGGTCTGCCAGAATCCACTGTGGCTGTTGTTAGTCTTGCTGGACAGAATGTACTGGATCCACTGAGGAGGTGGACTGAAGGCTTCAAGCAAAATGTTTGGGCATCACGGGTAAACACAACAAG ATACTTGGCTGCAGCTATTGAGTCTGCCAAAGTGAAACCCCAGGTCTTTGTGTCAGCCTCAGGTGTTG GATATTACCCACCTGGCAAGGAGGAGGTGTTCAAGGAGGACGGCCCAGGGGGTGACTTTGACTTTTTATCCCGGTTGTGCACCGAGTGGGAAGGAGCAGCCACTCTGCCAGATGACATAGATGTTCGGACAGTCAAAATCAGAACAG GTGTGGTGTTAGGCCGTCCAGGAGGAATGATTCAGCAGCTCATTGTTCCCTTCTACATGGGTGTTGGGGGTCCTGTAGGCAGCGGAAACCAACCCATGCCATGGATTCACCTTCATGATATAGTTAGACTTTTTATATATGCAATTGAACAAGAGAATGTGACAGGTGTTGTCAATGGTGTTGCACCACAAATTATAACAAACAGAGATTTTGCAAAAGCTTTTGGGCAGGCTTTGTGGAGGCCTTCTTTTATACCTCTGCCAACATTAGCTGTAAACTTGATGTTTGGGCAGGAGAGAGCCAAGATCATGACTGAAGGACAGAAAGTTTGGCCCCAGAAAGCTTTGGACACTGGCTTCACCTTTGCATATCCAGATATTAAATCTGCTGCAAAAGAATTCTCAAGACTCATATATGCAGATGATGGATGTTACTAA